The genomic DNA CATGTTCTCAGATCTATCATGAGTCATACTAAATTCACTCTGCCTTCAACAGAAGTAACTCATCACTATGTTATGGGGATGGGGAGAAGCTTTATACAAGCATGAAACCTTTCAACTGCACTATACTATTGAGTATGGACTGGTAGCAGGATGGGATGACATGGAAAAGGTTTGGAAATTCCTTTTTGAGTCTGAGATTGGAGTTAAACCATTTGGAAATCCTGTGCTCATGATTAAGTCCTCCTTGAACCTCCTTGAACCTAAGGCCAATAAGAGATAAGATGGTAGAAATGATGTTTGAGAACTTTAATGTGCCTGCCTTCTACCTATCCAACCATGCAGTGGTAGCACTATATGCCTCTGCTTTTGTCACTGGCATGGTGATAGACAGTAGTGATGGGGTCACTTATACTGTCCCTGTTTTTGAGGATTACTCTCTACCTCATACTGTCAGCAAGCTCTATTTGGCAGGTAAGAACATCACAGAGCATCTCATCTAACTTATAATGAAAGGAACTCCCTTCACTTACATTCTTGACAAGGTTTTAGCAGAGAACATCAAAGAGAAGTTATGTTATGTGGCCTGGAACCAGATAAAGAGAGGTTCAAAAGGCCAGAGGAGGTACTAAAATAGTATAGAATGCCAGATAGGAATGCCATTCGTATTGGGAAACAGCTGTACCAGGTGCCTGAAGTTCTTTTCATGCCTGACCATCTGGACTCTCCACAACTCATGACTCTCAAAAATGTTTTATATCATTATGAAGTGTGACACTGATATCCAGAAGAACCTTTCTGCAGAAATTGTGCTTTCTGTGGGGACCACTCTCTTCAcccttggaattttctttttaaacaagtgtactttatattaaaaatatttttcacttattttatagagacaaagggaaattgagagtggggatagatgagaaagagagagagaatgccagagaactgtagtattgcttcaccacttgtgaagctcccctacaggtgagaaccaggggcttgaacccagattcttgctcaTGGATGTTCACTCAATCAAGTAtgcaaccacccagccctgtgtacttggtattttaaaagataaagtcaGAAGATACACTCAGGAGAGACCAAGGAAAATTTGGAGGAGGGCTTAAGTAGAAGAAAAACGGCTACCCTTCAATAGCCTGAAGGGTGGTCCTTAATACTATAGGATTCTCTGTTACTGTTCTACCAGACAACTAAATAGAGTGGAAGAGGAGGCACACAAATTACTATTTAAGGCTTTCATAAACAATGGAGCTTTTCCACATGTGAGCATGCCTGTGTACATTTGCATTACCTATGTCAATGTATTATATTATAAGCACACAAATAAAAGTATGAAATG from Erinaceus europaeus chromosome X, mEriEur2.1, whole genome shotgun sequence includes the following:
- the ACTRT1 gene encoding LOW QUALITY PROTEIN: actin-related protein T1 (The sequence of the model RefSeq protein was modified relative to this genomic sequence to represent the inferred CDS: inserted 3 bases in 2 codons; deleted 2 bases in 2 codons; substituted 3 bases at 3 genomic stop codons); this translates as MFNSFVSGGPAVIVDNGSIFCKAGISGQIVPXHVLRSIMSHTKFTLPSTEVTHHYVMGWGEALYKHETFQLHYTIEYGLVAGWDDMEKVWKFLFESEIGVKPFGNPVLMIKSSLNLLEPKANRDKMVEMMFENFNVPAFYLSNHAVVALYASAFVTGMVIDSSDGVTYTVPVFEDYSLPHTVSKLYLAGKNITEHLIXLIMKGTPFTYILDKVLAENIKEKLCYVXLEPDKERFKRPEEVLKXYRMPDRNAIRIGKQLYQVPEVLFMPDHLDSPQLMTLKNVLXIIMKCDTDIQKNLSAEIVLSVGTTLFTLGIFFLNKIILSEVSPC